The following DNA comes from Miscanthus floridulus cultivar M001 unplaced genomic scaffold, ASM1932011v1 fs_737_5_6, whole genome shotgun sequence.
TAAACTAGGAACAAGGGactatataatatataatatttGTCCTTTTTTCTTGAGACGAGCATATACTCGATTAACGACGTTTTATATTATAGTTATTATGAAAACCtaggtttcaaaaaaaaaaaggttgcgGAAGAGGGCAGGACCAATTGCTTGCGGAAGGAAGAGAAGGGAATCACTCTGTCCACGTGTGGACGAGAGACACCACTACACCACGGAAGAGCGAGAGGAAAAGGGGGAAAAATGAGAGGACTCCTCATGCAACAGCCTACCAGGCCGATGAGGCCACTCTGATGATGGGAGCCACCCCTTGTTACCTCTCAGCCCAACTTCAACTTGGCCCGCTTAGCGCTTACACCGTGCTCCGTCTCCGCCGTCGCCGTGCGTAGTCTCGGTAGCTTTGAAATCCCAAATCCATTCGGAAAATGGGGTGGGCGCACCCGGCGGTGGCCATGGAGGAGGTGCTCGGTCTGGTGCGGGGTTTCGTGGACGTCCTTGTCCTTGCCGGCGGCCGCACCTCGTCCGGCGCCGCTGCTACTTGGAGCGCCGACGAGGTCAAGAAGGCCCTCCGGTGGGCGCTCTTCTTCGAGGAGGTTAGCGGTGACCCTGACCCCTCTCGCCTCCATAATGTCTTCTCTGTGCCAATTTCTTATGCTAGACATTTGCAGATTTTTTTTTTCGCGACAAATAGTTTGTAAGCAATGCCGGTTAGTGCGTCCGAGACCTGTCTCCTGAGCTGCTCGATTGTGTGCCTGCATTGTGTCCAGATTTTGACCTGCATGACTCGGGCCAGTACGAGGATTCTGCAAGAGAGCTCGATGCGGCACTCCTTGAGCTCACTTCAAGTGCCGAGTTCCCCAAGGTGCTTCTCCAGAGCTTGTATGGTGTTATGTGTTGATTCTGGGGGTTTTAAACGCACTGACGCAGTGATGTTCTGTTACATGTGCAGGGTCTTGCTGCTGTACGTTCAGAAATGCTTTCCATGGCAAGGGTGTTGGTTATGCGACATTTCCTGAAAGCAAAAACAATGAGCGTGGAAAACCTTGGTGCTCTTCTTGAAGCGGTTGTTGAGACGGATATTGATGGCATTTGTGCTAGTGGTGCGCACAACGCATGCCATGAGTATGCCGAGTCAATTGATGAATCTGTCATGTTTTGCGCAGACCATGAATGCTTGTGACGGTGGACTTCCCACTAGTTCTGGTGAACCACGGGCAGAATCCACGGGCCATTCAAGGATTATAGTTAAAGAATTTCAGAAAACGCTGGATTCATAGTCGTGTGCTTGTTTGGCTGAGAGAGGACTGGAAACACTTTTGAACAGTGTGGAAAGAAACAGCTTAGATGATGGTAGTAATAACTAATAAGCCATGCGCCCCAGCAATCCGAAGTAAGCATTCACCTTCGATACATTGCTTTTTGTTGTCAAAATTCACATTTCTATGTGTTGGCCTTGCGCCCCAGCAGTTCCAAAGTAAGCCATGATTCTGAACTCACTCAATGCTAGCACAACACGGAGCATCGCAAAATGATCGACGAGTTTCTAATGTGGAAGCAATGGTGAGCTAAGTGTTTCTCATATATTTGATTTATGAGCGAACCATTCGGGTTTTGTCTGGAGCTAGTTTGATATTTAAAGCTCCTAAAGAGCAGTGGATGAAAGTGTTTGAGCCCTTAAAAAGTATAGCAGAATCGTGTCATAATGGTCTTGTCGAAACCATGGTAACTACTCATCTTTTGGCCTTCAACTGTATACACTAATAGTAAATAAACTTTCTACATTGTCACATAAACATGTTTGCCTTATCATCGTAGGAGCTATGCTTGCTGGGTTGGATTACAAGGCCATTGGAGACATTGATAGAGGGCTTCATATCGCCCACTTTCTGTT
Coding sequences within:
- the LOC136532898 gene encoding uncharacterized protein codes for the protein MGWAHPAVAMEEVLGLVRGFVDVLVLAGGRTSSGAAATWSADEVKKALRWALFFEEILTCMTRASTRILQESSMRHSLSSLQVPSSPRVLLLYVQKCFPWQGCWLCDIS